CCCCGTGCGTGCTGTCCATGCCTTCACTGCTGAAGGACACCTGGCTACGTCGTTGACGTGGCGCTCGGGTGTGTTTCTCCGCGTAGAGCCCAGGCGCGGGGCGTGGGGCCGTCACTGCCAAACTGCCGAGCGGACGCCCCGTCGCAGCCCCAGCGGCTCCGAGCGCCCAGCCGCCCGCATGCTCCCGACGCGTGCGGCCACTCCTTCGTCAACCGCGGCCGGCCGGCGGGTGCGTGCTGGGCCCTCGCGGGGGTCTCACTGCGTCTGGCAAACAGCGTGACGCGGCTCTCGCGGGCTCGGTCTGCCACCCACGGCCTTCCCGGTCAGAGATCTTGCTCCCGCGCTTCACGCTGGGTTTTTCCTGTCGCCGGGTTTCAAGGGTTGTCCTTTTCAGGTGTGTGCACGTGTTGCCTTCCAGGCTGTGGCTTGTCTTGGAATGAACgacagggtttttaaaatttggacgaattccaattccttttttttttcttttacggaCTGTTTTGGTGGCAtctctaagaaatctttgcctcacccaaggtcacaaggATTTTCTCTTAGGTAATCTTCCAGAAGCTTACAGTTTTGGGATTTTTGCTGGACCTGGGACTAGGAGTTAGTTTTTGTACTGGCCGCAAGGACAGCTCAGAGCTGGGTCGCCAGCGGTCTTTCTCCGCCAGACCGCCTTTGCTCCTTCGTGGGAATCCTCGTGTGGGTGTGTCCCTGTGGCTCTGCGGCTCTCGGTCCCTCAGCCTGTTTTTGGCTGTTGCAGGCCCTCTGTTCGGGGACATCTACAGAGCTGCCTGCGGGGTGCTGGGGGGCCGTCCCACTCAGGGTCCTGCTCTGAGAGGGTAACCCTGTGCCACGGAACCACTTATTCTGAAACACTGATGGCTCCCCCAGTGGATCAGCAGGGGAGACCAGAGTGGGAAAATGCTTTTAGCTGAAACTACACAAGATGCGGAGCCAGTCTAGAACTCTCCTGAAATCTCGGGAATGGCCTGTGGCGGGAAACGACCAGGGCTGCACCTGCCTCCAGGCCCCCTGTGCCCCTCGGGTGGGTGGCCCTGATCTGGCCCCGAGTGGCTtccaggcaggggcagtgggggtCCCGGGAGACAGGGCACCCCCCCGAGCCCCCGTCCCTGCGTGATAAAGGGGACGTCGGGCTGCAGTAGCCCCAGGCAGGACTCGGCCTCTGTGCGGTTCAGCGGCAACACGCTTCTTGCCCTGACTTTCCCTCCTGCTCCGAGTGGACACCACACACGCCCCATTTTAGAACCAGACAACAGCTTTGTTTGAATGTCCAGTTGTTCATAAAGGATGTGGTTCCTTTAAGCTTTTTTCCAAGACAATTTATATTTGCTGCTGTTGCCCATGGCGACCGACTGTTGGGCATAAACAGTGCACaccagggcgggggaggggcataTTCTGTATTTTAACGTTACACTCGATTTCCGCCATGGGAGAGAGGCGGGAGTTCCCCGATGTCAGTGGGCCCCTGGATGGGGGGGGTCCCTGAATGTCACTGGGtccccaggcaggggcaggggaccCCTGAGGTCAGCAGGCTCCTggggccctgctcagcagggccgTGCACCGTGGAGGGGAGCGGCCCGGGCCGGCCCTGAGTGCTCTCTCCCTCAGAGGGAAGTCCTGCCGGACCATCACGTTCGAGCAGTTCAAGGAGGCGCTCGAAGAGCTCTCCAAGAAGAGATTCAAAGACAAGAGCAGTGAGGAGGCCATCCGCGAGGTGCACAGGCTCATCGAGGGCAAGGCCCCCATCATCTCGGGGGTGACGGTGAGTGTGGCTGGCAGGGACTCCCTGGGAAGCACAGCCCACAGGGTCTGGGGTCCAAGAGCAGAAGTGATCATCCCCGGGGGTGGGCTGACGCAGCAGCCCACAGCCTCGGCTCCTGGGGCTCACGCACGCGCCCGCTCTCTCCCCTTGCAGAAAGCCATCTCATCGCCCACCGTATCTCGGCTCACGGACACGACCAAGTTCACGGGCTCCCACAAGGAACGCTTCGACCCGTCAGGCCGGGGCAAGGGCAAGGCGGGCCGTGTGGACCTGGTGGACGAGTCGGGCTACGTGCCGGGCTACAAGCACGCGGGCACCTACGACCAGAAGGTGCAGGGGGGCAAGTAGCCAGCCCGGGAACGGCCCCTCCTGCGAGGCCTGCACCACCTCACACTTCATTACATTCCTGTGCTCCCTGGTCAGAACTCAAGACTCTGGGGCCCGGGCTGTGGGGGCGACACCCAGGCCTCCTCCTGCCCGGGGGCCAGCACGCTTCTCTCTGACCCCCGGGAGGGGCCCCTGAACTCACTGACCTTTTATAACACACCTGCCTCGTCCAACGCCGGCCATCCACAAATGGCCTTTCCCGAAGTGTCTCCCGGGACCAGACCACACTAGCCGCCGGGCTCACAGGCCAAAGGGCCACTGTACAGGAGCCGGTGGGCCATTGGGGTGAGCGGGACAGACCCTGTCAGAGGCAGCACCAACCTCCTGACCTACAGACCCCACCCAGAAGCCTCGAGGGCAACAAGAGCTAACTCACTAATAGCAGCACCAAGGAAACAAAGTGAGCCCCGAACAGGACACCGTGCGGGTGTGGGGAGGTGcccgcgcacgcgcacacacgttTGCAAACGCTCGCGCACTTGCTTGTACACACATGGtgacgcacacgcacacacgtacacacgtcGCATACCCAGAGGCTGGCGAGCGAGGGAGGAAGGTGAGCCAGGGAGAGGCTCCGCAGTGGACCAAAGGAACGTGGTTTGAAGTGCGAAGCCCGAGGATGACAAAGTGGAAAGTGAGGGCAGACAGTTCACCTCCCTGTGCTAAGAAGGAGTAAGACGTGTTTATTCTCAGATTGGGTCAGGGAAGACTGGGAATACCCtgtttctgcccctttttctcctGCCTCCTGTGTTTCTGGGTCAGGAGACCCTGCTGGCTGAGGCATCCCACGCAGGTGCTTTGCTGGCAGGACCAGGCATCTTCTGCCCGGGGCCCTGCCCTGCACTTGGGGCCTCAGGGCTGTGGGTCCACGTGGCCGCTCCGTCTTCGCTAGCATGCGGCACAAACCTCAGTGGTTCAGTCTCTGCAGTGAGTTCTCCCTAACCTCTCCTGACCCCTGCGGAGTGCAGAGAACCCACGACAGCCGGGCTGGGGAGGGCCCCGAGGCCTGCGGCATTTGCTGGGATTTGGTTTCTCTGTGAGGCTGGACAGGGGGCAGAGGACTGGCGCTCCTCTCACCGTGGCCCCACTGGGGTATGTCCCTTTGTGTAAGCTCAGCCAAGCCTGGCGAGTGACTGGTGGGCTATGTGGTCCTGGCTGCAGGCCTGGGAAAAAGCTCACGGAAGCCTCAGGGAGATGCTTCCTGGAGCCCGTCCACCCCGCCACTGTTCTGTGTCCAGGGCAGCCGGCTGACCGGGGGTACCCCCTTCCTGGGCACAGCGTGGCGCACAGCACAGGCGGCTGAAATAAAGACCAGCATGGTGGCGGCACAGGCACCCACGTCCCTGAGCCCAAAGAGCACGACGGTCATTGCTGGAGCCGGGGATGGTCCCCCGTCTGCACAGAAGAGCTTGGGACCCATGCTCCCACCCAGCACGGCCCCTGTGAAGGGATGGCATCTCCGGTAGGCTCCTCACTCATGGGCCTCCCCTCACACCCCCGGCAGGGCCTCAACCAGCGGTGGGCACTGGCCTTGCCAACAGCTTCCTTCAGAGGGTTTGGGACTTGCCAGTGCATTCAAGCAGAGGAAATGATGGACAGCGGGCTTTGAGTCACTTGTAAGACACAGTCTCACCGCTGTCTCCACTTTctaccctggggatcctgagctGCCTGGCCAGGCCTCCACTCCATGGCGGGGAAGGCAGGACCACAAAGGACCGAgtgctgggggagagagaagcaggcaggacaCGGGACCCCCGCCCTGCACGCCTCCATCCTCCCCCAGGCTGGACCCTTGTGACGACTCAGAGGCAAGAGGAGAACGTGGGAAATGTGTCTGAAGACAACTCTGAATGCGACATGTGTCTCTCACAAGCGGATCACACACCGGAAAGCTCTGTGTCCAAAGCCGAAGAGGTTTTCCTTAGTGGTCACAGAACAGGCCTCCCCTCCAGACCCCGTGAGGCACCGTGCTGGGGAGCGCCAGCCCCCATCAGCAGCTGGGTCCCCACTGTCACAGCTAACAGTGAAGCATGGATGCTGGAATCCAGCAGGACCTCGGCCCCACAGTGCGCATCCTCGGCGGTGAGCAAAGGGGTGGGGGTCCCTGTGCCACTGTCTGTATGTACAGGGAATGGATATCCCCTGGCCCTTCACAGACCCCTTACCCCCCGGAGTCTGTCTCCTGTCCCAGGGCAGGGTCTCTAGGCAAAACACCCTGGGAGACTGGGATCTAAACAAGAGAAACCACACAGCTGCCCCCCCTTCAGGGACCCTGCCACAGCGCCGGCCCCACAGTGGGAGCCCCCGTTTTACACAAGAAACCAGTGCCACAGCCTGCGGAGCCCAGCAGCTTGACAGGAAACCAACGGCTCACTTCTGACGAATGTTCCCGAATGCGTTCCTGACTGTTCTAATGGCAGCTTCCCTTTGGGCTTGAGTGAAAACCGAGTGCGCTCAACTGGTCCCCCTTGGTGGCCCACCCCATCCCACAGCACCAAGGTCCGGCTGGCCACACAGGCGCTGTGGTCTCCACTGCTTCCCCTGCCTGTCCCCAAGGACCCCGAGGCCGCCTCAGACGGCATCCTCCCCCAGTCAGAGCCTCCCCTCtgtcaggaaagggagagaggtggCAAAGACTCAGTCACGAGGCTTCAGTGGTCACCATCCTGCCGGCTTAAAACCATCTGCTCAATCCGTCCCTGCACCTGCGTGTAGCCCTTGCACACAGAACACGTGCTTGGGCTGCCCCGCGCACAcgcgcacgcgcacacgcacacgcgcacacgcatGCTCCTCCGTCAGGGTCTGAACAGTGAGAACACACAGGCGGAGGGTGTGTCTTTGCCGCATGTTTTATGCCTCTACTAACCACGGTTAACTAAAACCCCAACGTCCATCTGTGAATCAACGAGACTGCACAGCACGCAGGAGACAGGACGCGTTCTGTCAGGGAGGGCGGAGCACCAGAAGGCAACCGtaggggggaggagggtgtgcGACACTGATCACACCAgaatacttatttatttctatttaacgTCATAGGATGGGCAACGAGGCCGTGGTCAGTAACACAGTTAGCTTTACCAAAATGAAGTTCAAATCACGTAAGTTTAGAATGTTGTAGCAAAAGGTATATATTTATACTGGAGTATTTTTACACCTCTAATACCCTCAGTCCTAAGTTTGAGGCAGATGGAAATCCTATCAGATGCGAGAAGCCGGGGGACAGGGACGCAGAGACGGTCACTGGCACCGTGTCCCGTCTATGCTGCTCTGTCCCCGTGGTCGCTCAGCACAGCCCATGGGCGTCCCTCTGACTGCGTGGTGGACAGGGACTGTGGCAGTGGGCCGACGCGCGTGCCTGCGACCAGGCGGCTTCCGTGAATGGTTTTCCGGCCCCCGCCACCCCCCTGTGCTCAGGCACCGTCTGTGGCTGCTTCTGCACCACGTCGAGTGGTGGGAGGAACCTAACATCTTCCCCATCTGGCCCTTCATGGGGAAAGCGTGTGCTGGCCCCGCCCTGCGGCCTGTGCCACACAGGACTCCCTGTCGTCACCTGTCCCGTGCAGGCCAGGTTGACAATTCAGCTGTACTGTGAAGTTACCAATAGTCTAGAATGTCCTTAAAACACTGACCCTGAGTAGCTTCCCACCACTGATTTACTACTGAACACTTGGTGGAACTGGGCGGTTCAGGGTGCGGCCCTTGTCCAGGGGCGTGTGGAGCCATGGCCCCGTGTGGGGCCGGGCAGCAGTCACCCTGACCTTTgagatgctttctctctccctttagaCTCTTGAAACACCAAATCAAGccaaacaacaaaggaaacccgCACAACTTAAAAGAAACTTGAAAGGGATCGTATACTACTAGTTTGTACTAAGTTTTtttcaggaaagggaaataaatttatatatatatgcaatatatttttaCACTGTTTTGTTACCGTTAGGGAGTTCTGAGTGTATCACTTTATCAGCATGATGGTAGAGTAGCGTCGACGTCTTGGGTGTTCTGACTCAGAAAGGCACGTCCGCGGGCATCGAAGAGCCGCACTCACCAGGAACGTCTGTGGGATCTGGGtggccctcctctccctccccagagcGTGAGGCACGGTGTCACCTATCAGGGCTGCTGTCGAGGCCTGGCTTGCAAACCTTTAGTGAAACAGCTCATGTCTGTCTGCACATTTCTCCTCCTGTGTTCGCTGTTGTTAACATTGTGTGTCCAATTGGTAAAGTGATAAATAAAGGTGTTGAAATGTGGCTCTCTGTTGCCCTCAAGGTGCCATGTCTTTACTAGCAGTCACGCATGGGGCACTGACATTTAACACAGacaggccctgggaggggccGCGGTGGGACCAGGCGTGGTCTAATGGAGTGCGGGTGCAGCCCCCGGGTGGGGGCCAGACCCAGAAGGACGCACATGGAGTCATTACACACAACTACAGCAGCCCCGGAGACAGGAGTGCATCCTCAGACACGTTCCAACCAGCAATCCTATGCCAGTGGTACGGTTTCCGAAAATGAGAGAGAGGCATTCTACGACCCTACCGGGAATTTTCACCAGTAGACATTAAAAGCAATTCTAAGTGCAGAGGAACATGCCCACAGATGGAGTGTCTGGAGGGAAGCGGCACAGAGAACAAACAGTGAACACAGGTGAACAGTGTACACAGGGCTTTGCGTGGGAATAAAGATCTCACTGAGACACTGGAAAACCATCCCATTTAAGCCAGAAGGGGTGCCCCTGGAGGTATGTGCTCCTGGACGCAatggggagagagcagaggtCCTGACCCAACAGGCACCCTTGCACTGCAATAATGCACCAGAAAGAGCGCTCGGCTTCCAAACCCACAGAGGAGAGCATGGTGAGGAAAATAACCTAAACACGGCAACAGCAGAGGGGAGACAGTCACAGAAGAAACGGAACAGAACAACACACGTCACTACGGGTTACAGCCGCTGACCCAGCAAGAGAAGGAGAATGATCAAGGGATGTCTGAAAGCCCAACGTGTCCGTAATTTCAGCTGCAGACGCAAAGGGACAGAAGCCGCAGTGCAGGAGAGAAAGTGAGGAGAGCACGTGAACGAGCAGCACGCACGCCGGCCAGGAGACAGGGCGGCCTCCAGGAAGTGGGGAGGACGCCGGAGCAGGACACACACCGGGGCTCGCCCGCGATGCAGGAGCCCCACAGCTGGCCCTCGTGCCCCGCCTGCGCCATCACCAGTGAGGGGCACCCCGGTGGGTCCCTGACTCGAGAGGTGAGGCAGAGCCATCTTTCACCTGCATCCCTTTCCCTGAACAGCAAGGTCTTGCTTAAGGGACAACTGCCCAGCACCTGTCACAGGGACACAACCCCAAATGCTGAAGCCATTAAATTAACGCCATGAAAAGTTGGTAAaccaaaaaatttgaaaatcaggcaataaatatgaataaaatcccGGAGACAGAAATCTTATgaaaactcaagaagaaatggaaaacctgcACTGTCCTATCCTTAAGTAACTACTAAGTAGAAACCCCCCAAAACCTCAGTGGCTGGACACATGATTCATTGCTTACACAGCGTCCGGTCAGGGTCAAGGAGGGATCTCTTCCAATGGGAGAGAAACAGGCCTGCTGGTCTGTGACACCACCAGCAAGGCCACCTGGGGCAGGGATGCCCCCGGCAGCGGCCCAGCAGCTCTTCTCTGTCCCACTCAGAATGAGTCTCACGGCCCCAAAccagctgtgggggtgggggtggggtggggctggccaACGGAAGGAGTGGATGGGTGCTCTGGGAGAACAGGCTCTGCCACACCCTTTAATCATAAATCAAATTGAACCAATAGTCAAAGAtctcccacaaagaaaactccaggcacAACCGACTTCCTCAGCAAGTTCTGCCAAACATTCAGGGAAGAGACAGTTACAACCGGTTTTGGATTCTCCtagagagcagggagggatgCACAACCGAACTTTTCTCCTGGGACAGTGCAGTGGCACAGACCCAGACCCGGACCAGGACGGCCCCAGAAAGCAAAATCCCCAGACAGACAGAACTAGTTACCACTGTTAGGGCCACAACCGCACCATGCTCACTGTGCCAGACCGGCTCTTGGACCTGACTGTAATTATCACGTACTCCTCACAACACCCTGGGGACAAGGCACTAGGAGTAGAGAcccagagaatttaaataatgaaaagtcAGACACTGAGTGGTGTACCCACAATATAAAATCCTATACAAAATATTAACCAAATCCAACAGTAGGTTTGCAAGGGAAAGCTCGTTATTACTACGTTGTGCTTAACCCAGAAGTTTAAGGTGGTTTTTACATTTGCAAATTACCGTAATTAACCACactaacagaataaaggagaaaaatcatccAGTCATCTCCAT
The Ailuropoda melanoleuca isolate Jingjing chromosome 3, ASM200744v2, whole genome shotgun sequence DNA segment above includes these coding regions:
- the TPPP gene encoding tubulin polymerization-promoting protein, with amino-acid sequence MADSKAKSAKAANKTPPKSPGDPAKDRAAKRLSLETEGATEGAAAAAPELSALEEAFRRFAVHGDTRATGKEMHGKNWSKLCKDCQVIDGKNVTVTDVDIVFSKIKGKSCRTITFEQFKEALEELSKKRFKDKSSEEAIREVHRLIEGKAPIISGVTKAISSPTVSRLTDTTKFTGSHKERFDPSGRGKGKAGRVDLVDESGYVPGYKHAGTYDQKVQGGK